The following coding sequences lie in one Miscanthus floridulus cultivar M001 chromosome 9, ASM1932011v1, whole genome shotgun sequence genomic window:
- the LOC136483473 gene encoding uncharacterized protein: protein MSSLEEPLGLGDLPKLSINRLGRFLSPTARRSPADDHSTGKYSNSCNGSPFHGNSYPWHPQCRQADSSCDAVELRDLPRKVMWELPRFVKIVEVGPRDGLQNEKGNVPTSVKIQLIHKLVGAGLSVVEATSFVSPKWVPQLADAKEVLKGIQQEPGVRYPVLTPNLRGFEAAIAAGAKEIAVFASASESFSKSNINCTIEESLVRYRDVTAAAKKHGLTIRGYVSCVIGCPVEGAIDPSKVAYVAKELYNMGCSEISLGDTTGVGTPGSVVAMLQAVMAFVPVDKIAVHFHDTYGQALANILVSLQMGINVVDSSVSGLGGCPYAKGATGNVATEDVVYMLHGLGIKTNVDLNKLMEAGDYISKELGRPLGSKTATALRKLTT, encoded by the exons ATGTCGAGCCTCGAGGAGCCACTCGGTCTCGGAGACCTGCCCAAGTTGAGTATTAACAGGCTCGGGAGGTTCTTGTCGCCGACAGCTCGCAGGTCACCAGCCGATGACCACAGCACTGGCAA ATACAGCAACTCCTGCAATGGTAGCCCCTTCCATGGCAACTCCTATCCCTGGCATCCGCAATGCCGTCAAGCCGATTCATCATGTGACGCGGTGGAGCTTAGAGATCTTCCTCGGAAG GTTATGTGGGAACTGCCAAGGTTTGTGAAGATAGTTGAGGTTGGACCACGGGATGGCCTGCAAAATGAAAAGGGCAATGTTCCAACATCTGTAAAGATCCAACTGATACACAAGTTAGTCGGTGCAGGTCTGTCAGTAGTCGAAGCCACAAGTTTTGTATCCCCAAAATGGGTGCCGCAG CTAGCTGACGCAAAGGAGGTCCTGAAAGGTATCCAGCAGGAGCCAGGTGTGCGGTATCCGGTGTTAACCCCTAACCTCAGA GGATTTGAGGCTGCTATTGCAGCTGGTGCAAAAGAAATTGCGGTTTTTGCATCCGCCTCTGAATCCTTCTCTAAGTCGAACATTAACTGTACCATTGAGGAAAGCCTTGTTCGGTACCGTGATGTTACAGCAGCTGCCAAGAAACATGGACTAACTATCCGGGG GTATGTTTCATGTGTGATTGGTTGCCCTGTTGAAGGCGCAATCGATCCATCGAAAGTGGCATATGTAGCTAAGGAGCTTTACAACATGGGCTGCTCGGAGATTTCACTTGGCGACACAACTGGTGTTGGGACACCAG GTAGCGTGGTTGCTATGCTTCAAGCTGTCATGGCGTTTGTTCCAGTAGACAAGATTGCTGTTCATTTTCATGATACATATGGGCAAGCCCTCGCCAACATCCTTGTCTCCCTTCAA ATGGGGATCAACGTAGTGGACTCATCAGTGTCAGGCCTTGGAGGCTGCCCATATGCAAAGGGCGCCACTGGCAATGTTGCCACAGAGGATGTTGTGTACATGCTCCATGGCCTGGGGATAAAGACCAACGTCGAcctcaacaagctcatggaggcTGGTGATTACATTTCCAAGGAATTGGGCAGGCCACTGGGTTCCAAGACTGCGACTGCTCTGCGCAAGCTAACTACCTGA